Proteins from a genomic interval of Watersipora subatra chromosome 10, tzWatSuba1.1, whole genome shotgun sequence:
- the LOC137405867 gene encoding uncharacterized protein → MAGGVAPAGDGTKSPTKIAANIFISFIGSGVLGLPYAFKEAGVLEGVVVLVLVAIISVKAMLLVIDCKYALTEKPSLASSKASRKSKNREELEDLIDGLQAADDEEIIPKALWGSDLSYGDVGFHAFGNFGQLLVEWAIILSQTGFCCAYLLFISTNLSNYIQVHQNYWLLALIPLEFCLCLIGNLKRLAFTSLFAQISNLMAFGVVFWFDFDEFHKVKANIPLKEWSWEGLPFFLCVAIYCYEGAGMILSLEASLHKDIRNKFQCYFLTVIALVTLLYATFGACGYLSFGRDTKDIITLNLPKPEGGGVDFSTIVTSCLCLSLFFTYPIMMFPVSSIIDRKVGITPETPKKLLSILIRAVMVVITGVVVLIIPNFGNLMALIGATCCIWLAFILPAVFHMKICARTITTFDKAIDYIIIGMGIVGTIVGLIDTMRRMSGNIDSTEKTATPMVCLNPNGCSTTPSLPLSFTEEVLAATLGKAVSNITSALNP, encoded by the exons ATGGCGGGAGGAGTCGCCCCCGCGGGAGATGGAACTAAGAGTCCTACGAAGATTGCGGCTAACATATTTATCTCCTTCATCGGGTCAGGTGTTCTTGGCTTACCCTATGCTTTTAAAGAG GCTGGTGTGCTAGAAGGTGTAGTGGTTCTGGTGCTGGTCGCCATAATCAGTGTCAAAGCCATGCTCCTCGTCATCGACTGCAAGTATGCTCTCACAGAGAAACCGTCACTAGCCAGTTCCAAAGCTTCAAGAAAATCAAAAAATAGAG AAGAGTTAGAAGATCTCATAGATGGGCTACAAGCAGCCGATGATGAGGAAATAATTCCTAAG GCTCTATGGGGCTCTGATCTCAGCTATGGCGATGTTGGCTTTCACGCTTTCGGTAATTTTGGGCAGCTTCTCGTGGAATGGGCAATTATTCTCTCCCAAACAG GCTTTTGTTGCGCTTACCTCCTTTTCATCTCTACTAACCTCAGCAACTACATACAAGTACATCA AAATTATTGGCTACTCGCACTGATTCCTTTGGAATTTTGTCTCTGCCTCATAGGCAACCTCAAACGTCTCGCTTTCACCAGTCTCTTTGCCCAAATATCAAACCTAATGGCATTTGGAGTCGTCTTCTGGTTTGACTTTGATGAGTTCCATAAAGTTAAAGC AAATATCCCACTTAAGGAATGGTCATGGGAGGGTTTACCATTCTTTCTCTGCGTCGCTATATACTGCTATGAG GGGGCTGGGATGATACTTTCTTTAGAAGCATCATTACACAAGGATATCAGAAACAAATTCCAATG CTACTTCCTCACTGTGATTGCTCTAGTCACCCTTCTATACGCTACATTCGGGGCCTGTGGCTACTTA TCATTCGGAAGAGATACTAAAGATATAATTACCCTAAATCTTCCAAAACCAGAAGGAGGGGGCGTTGACTTCAGCACGATCGTCACTTCCTGCCTTTGTCTGTCCTTATTTTTCACATATCCTATCATGATGTTTCCTGTCTCTTCCATCATAGACAGGAAAGTGGGCATTACTCCTGAGACACCAAAAAAGCTCCTATCG ATATTAATCAGAGCGGTGATGGTCGTCATCACTGGTGTCGTGGTGCTGATAATTCCCAACTTTGGCAACTTGATGGCCTTAATTGGTGCCACCTGCTGCATTTGGTTGGCTTTTATACTTCCAGCTGTATTTCATATGAAGATTTGTGCAAG AACGATAACAACATTTGACAAAGCAATAGACTACATTATTATAGGAATGGGCATAGTTGG AACGATCGTTGGCCTTATAGACACTATGCGCCGAATGAGTGGAAATATTGATTCAACTGAAAAAACAGCAACTCCAATGGTATGTTTAAACCCGAATGGTTGTTCTACGACACCATCACTTCCATTAAGCTTCACCGAGGAAGTTCTCGCTGCCACGCTCGGCAAAGCAGTCAGCAATATAACTTCCGCCTTAAATCCTTAA